The proteins below come from a single Aegilops tauschii subsp. strangulata cultivar AL8/78 chromosome 6, Aet v6.0, whole genome shotgun sequence genomic window:
- the LOC120966499 gene encoding uncharacterized protein, with product MGSMKVTILIKDLPPLSYFHVSCPDLEEDHFTQSPEILWSSEYCILFRMFPRSGRPQFFICRDEQPGCKPSLDPLPQLDSHLASESISPYLVGVVPDFDSQNYVLAAFRMDCVSRIYTLHVFRSKGSVWSKHILAIDLPSWIYTIRPGLFPDKVIALGEEVGYVDLWKGILFCNVLEEQVTARFVPLPDPLPNNQEYYDEFSSIEIRDVTCTESPDGFIIRCVEMEDLFSSTTTIPEANVIFDSDVDPTKKVVEPECVGWRLVTWYRETSWNYWSKEHVVNVDDLGADWLLPSNPSCVQSSFPILCGDDAVCLLSMSDDSDGDGWIVTIDIERKKVRGIIESSCDRYMLFSSAISCASKKYPDVSGSIMSAPPPTPSLSLPIASSSLMTTAASMPSLTGPVSSAAWTPSAPAPAMLTPEEMTAALRDLTQAVQGICTFLAGHYGLQPPAPVTTITGPQQLPWQPPAPATSVASIMPLPPQQPPPPPPPPPAISGLGLPSTAPGVPIHQVRFPPSPSPLPAWLAGSIEPVYTMASGQPHVLSPPAPPLTMQFGGSLGAAGPYDGVDGPLFHGGTLQPAHSAPSPSRFRAGDTYPPVVHAQPPPRFSKLEFATYDGTVDPLNLLNQCDQFFRGQRTLASDRTWIASYHLRGAAQTWYYALEQDEGGMPPWERFRDLCLLRFGPPIRGSRLAELGRLPFLTTVQDFADRFQALACHAPGVSARQRAELFVGGLPDHIRVDMEMRRPHDLQTAMYYARAFERRAVATQQASPPRAVGPPPWPEVPAQGRPAQAFAAPLAATAARPFHRLTPAEQLERRRQGLCFNCDEPYVPGHVCPRLFYLEAADYIEEDTAAAGLGDLPAPADAEVFGAR from the exons ATGGGATCCATGAAGGTGACAATCCTCATCAAAGATCTGCCACCGCTCTCCTACTTCCATGTTAGCTGCCCCGACCTCGAAGAGGACCACTTCACCCAAAGCCCGGAGATCCTATGGTCGTCGGAGTACTGCATCCTCTTCCGTATGTTCCCCCGTTCCGGCCGACCACAGTTCTTCATCTGTAGGGACGAACAGCCCGGGTGCAAGCCGTCGCTTGATCCGCTCCCTCAACTCGACTCGCATTTGGCTAGTGAGAGCATTAGTCCATACCTCGTCGGGGTCGTTCCCGACTTCGACAGCCAGAACTATGTCTTGGCCGCTTTCCGAATGGATTGTGTTTCACGGATATACACACTCCACGTCTTCAGGTCCAAAGGGTCTGTCTGGAGCAAACATATTCTTGCCATCGATCTTCCTTCCTGGATATATACGATTCGTCCAGGGCTTTTTCCGGATAAGGTGATTGCCTTAGGTGAAGAGGTGGGCTATGTCGATCTCTGGAAAGGGATTCTCTTCTGCAACGTGCTCGAAGAACAGGTGACGGCACGTTTCGTTCCATTGCCTGACCCACTACCAAACAATCAAGAATACTACGACGAATTTTCATCAATTGAAATACGCGATGTCACATGCACTGAATCCCCTGATGGCTTCATAATCAGATGTGTTGAGATGGAAGATTTATTCAGTTCCACAACCACCATCCCTGAAGCCAATGTAATATTTGATTCTGATGTTGATCCAACCAAGAAGGTGGTAGAACCCGAATGTGTTGGCTGGAGGCTTGTGACATGGTATAGGGAGACCTCTTGGAACTATTGGTCCAAGGAGCATGTAGTTAATGTTGATGACCTCGGAGCTGACTGGTTGCTTCCTTCTAATCCATCGTGCGTGCAATCTTCTTTTCCCATCCTGTGTGGTGATGATGCAGTTTGCCTCCTCTCCATGAGTGATGATTCGGATGGTGATGGTTGGATTGTCACTATTGACATAGAGAGGAAAAAAGTGAGAGGGATAATAGAATCTTCTTGTGACCGATACATGCTTTTCAGCTCAGCCATTTCCTGTGCGTCAAAGAAATATCCAG ATGTCTCAGGTTCGATCATGTCCGCGCCACCGCCCACCCCCTCCCTTTCGCTGCCGATTGCCTCTTCGTCGTTGATGACCACCGCGGCCAGCATGCCGTCCCTGACCGGGCCGGTCTCCTCCGCCGCTTGGACGCCATCCGCGCCCGCCCCCGCCATGCTCACCCCGGAGGAGATGACGGCGGCGCTCCGGGACCTGACTCAGGCGGTCCAGGGCATCTGCACCTTCCTCGCGGGGCACTATGGGCTGCAGCCGCCCGCCCCCGTCACCACCATCACGGGGCCGCAGCAGCTCCCGTGGCAGCCGCCAGCACCGGCGACCTCCGTCGCATCCATCATGCCGCTGCCGCCGCagcagccgccgccaccgccgccaccgccaccggcGATCTCGGGGCTGGGCCTTCCGTCGACGGCGCCCGGGGTGCCCATCCACCAGGTCCGTTTTCCCCCATCGCCATCTCCGCTACCGGCCTGGCTCGCCGGGTCCATCGAGCCTGTCTACACGATGGCCTCAGGACAGCCGCACGTGCTGtcaccgccggcgccgcccctgaCCATGCAGTTCGGCGGGTCCTTGGGTGCCGCGGGTCCCTACGATGGTGTGGATGGGCCCCTTTTCCATGGCGGTACTCTGCAGCCCGCACACTCGGCGCCGTCGCCCTCGCGGTTCCGCGCGGGTGACACATACCCGCCCGTCGTCCATGCTCAGCCACCGCCGAGATTCTCCAAGCTGGAGTTCGCGACCTACGACGGCACCGTCGACCCCCTGAATTTGCTCAACCAATGCGACCAATTTTTCAGGGGGCAGCGCACGCTCGCGTCCGACCGCACCTGGATCGCCTCCTATCATCTACGAGGCGCCGCCCAGACGTGGTATTACGccctcgagcaggacgagggcGGCATGCCACCATGGGAGCGTTTCCGCGATCTGTGCCTCTTGCGCTTTGGTCCGCCTATACGCGGGAGCCGTCTGGCAGAGCTTGGGCGTCTTCCGTTCCTCACCACAGTGCAAGACTTCGCCGACCGCTTCCAGGCACTGGCGTGCCACGCCCCCGGCGTTTCGGCTCGTCAGCGGGCTGAGCTCTTCGTCGGCGGCCTACCGGACCACATCCGCGTGGACATGGAGATGCGCAGGCCACATGACCTCCAGACGGCCATGTACTATGCCCGCGCGTTCGAGCGCCGCGCGGTGGCCACCCAGCAGGCGTCACCGCCCCGGGCCGTTGGGCCGCCACCCTGGCCGGAAGTTCCCGCGCAGGGTCGGCCTGCTCAGGCTTTCGCGGCGCCCCTCGCCGCGACTGCGGCACGCCCGTTCCACCGGCTCACCCCGGCCGAGCAACTCGAGCGTCGCCgccaagggttgtgcttcaactgCGACGAGCCCTACGTGCCCGGCCACGTCTGCCCGCGACTCTTCTACCTGGAGGCTGCAGACTACATTGAGGaggacaccgccgccgccgggctcggcGACCTGCCCGCCCCAGCTGACGCAGAGGTGTTTGGCGCCCGTTGA